The following are encoded in a window of Castanea sativa cultivar Marrone di Chiusa Pesio chromosome 5, ASM4071231v1 genomic DNA:
- the LOC142636277 gene encoding AT-rich interactive domain-containing protein 4-like: MMFHSQGASKHACSLLAVTSDKNFEDKLKKDVLEDKPRYPFPELVSSGRLEVQTLNNPSKDELCKTLESYKPSIVYLQGEQLENDEVGPLAFGGVGVSTPDAISEIFATTLPTAVYLEIPNGEKLAEALHTKGIPYVIYWRNAISCYAACHFRHALFSVVQSSSTHTWDAFQLARASFRLYCVRNSQVLPANSHKVNDELGPCLLGDRLKINVDPPEVDAEEDDESSLGTLPAIRIHDDDVSLRFLVCGVPSSLDSCLLESLEDGLNALLNIEIRGSKLHGKFSAPPPPLQAGTFSRGVVTMRCDVTTCSCSHISLLVSGSAQTCFDDQLLENHIKNEIIEKSELVHALPEGDEKKITFSEPRKSASIACGATVFEICMKVPTWASQVLRQLAPDVSYRSLVALGIASIQGLPVASFEKDDAERLLFFCSRHRKDTLRDNLIFSSPPSWLRPPAPSRKRSEPSQGTTPASHDGMSIKIDEDDRDSKLRNGVSMPLLPARQRLKVAAMRPIPHVRRHKMTPFSGMSEADGHDGGQIKVTLPVVTPVKQSIVGSAPTTQRRSYSSSSQAKQIISLNPLPLKKHGCGRSPMQNCSEEEFLKDVMQFLILRGHTRLIPQGGLAEFPDAILNGKRLDLYNLYKEVVTRGGFHVGNGINWKGQIFSKMHNYTMTNRMTGVGNTLKRHYETYLLEYELAHDDVDGECCLLCHSSAAGDWVNCGICGEWAHFGCDRRQGLGAFKDYAKTDGLEYICPHCSITNFKKKPQKVGNGVPHGSMISRPLRLWGKGQGVEKHTSR, encoded by the exons ATGATGTTTCATTCACAAGGGGCTTCAAAACACGCTTGTAGTCTTCTTGCTGTCACCAGtgacaaaaattttgaagataAACTCAAGAAGGATGTTTTGGAAGATAAGCCGAGATATCCCTTTCCAGAATTGGTGTCCTCTGGACGTTTGGAG GTTCAGACTCTGAACAATCCAAGCAAAGACGAGTTATGTAAGACTCTGGAATCATATAAGCCGAGCATTGTGTACTTGCAAGGAGAGCAGCTTGAGAATGATGAAGTTGGGCCTCTGGCGTTTGGAGGTGTTGGTGTGTCCACCCCGGACGCTATATCTGAGATCTTTGCTACCACATTGCCTACTGCT GTTTATTTGGAAATCCCAAATGGAGAAAAGTTAGCAGAGGCACTTCACACAAAG GGGATTCCCTATGTGATATATTGGAGGAATGCAATTTCTTGTTATGCTGCTTGCCATTTTCGTCACGCATTATTTTCAGTTGTACAGAG TTCATCTACTCATACATGGGATGCTTTCCAACTTGCGCGTGCTTCCTTTAGACTTTATTGTGTACGAAATAGTCAAGTTCTTCCCGCTAACAGCCATAAAGTTAATGATGAGCTGGGGCCATGCCTTCTAGGGGACCGTTTGAAAATCAATGTTGACCCTCCTGAGGTAGATGCAGAGGAAGATGATGAAAGTTCTTTAGGTACTTTGCCTGCTATAAGGATACATGATGATGATGTGAGCTTGAGGTTTCTTGTTTGTGGAGTGCCATCCTCATTG GATTCGTGCTTGTTAGAATCATTGGAAGATGGCCTCAATGCCCTCTTGAACATTGAA ATACGAGGGAGCAAACTTCATGGAAAATTTAG TGCCCCTCCTCCGCCACTTCAGGCAGGGACATTTTCTCGTGGCGTTGTGACTATGCGGTGTGATGTAACAACCTGCAGTTGTTCTCACATCTCACTTCTGGTGTCTGGTAGTGCTCAAACTTGCTTTGATGATCAG CTCCTGGAGAATCATATTAAGAATGAAATTATTGAGAAGAGCGAACTTGTTCATGCACTGCCTGAAGgtgatgaaaagaaaattacattcTCTGAGCCTCGTAAATCAGCTTCAATTGCTTGTGGGGCAACTGTATTTGAAATTTGCATGAAGGTCCCTACATGGGCTTCTCAG GTTTTAAGGCAGCTAGCGCCAGATGTTTCATATCGTAGTTTAGTTGCACTTGGAATTGCAAGCATTCAGGGATTGCCAGTTGCTTCTTTTGAGAAAGATGATGCTGAGCGTCTGCTTTTTTTCTGTTCAAGGCACAGAAAAGATACATTAAGagacaatttaatttttagcagCCCCCCTAGTTGGTTGAGACCACCTGCTCCTAGTCGGAAGAGGTCTGAACCAAGCCAAGGGACTACCCCTGCTTCTCATGATGGCATGTCTATTAAAATTGATGAAGATGACAGAGATTCTAAATTGCGGAATGGGGTTAGCATGCCCTTACTTCCAGCTAGGCAAAGATTGAAGGTTGCCGCAATGAGGCCTATTCCTCATGTTCGTCGCCATAAAATGACACCATTTTCTGGAATGTCTGAGGCAGATGGGCATGATGGAGGCCAAATTAAGGTTACTTTGCCTGTTGTTACCCCTGTAAAGCAAAGTATTGTAGGATCAGCTCCCACAACACAACGAAGATCATATTCAAGCTCATCTCAAGCTAAGCAGATTATTTCCTTGAATCCACTTCCTTTGAAGAAACATGGGTGTGGTAGAAGTCCAATGCAGAATTGCTCCGAG GAGGAGTTTCTGAAGGATGTGATGCAGTTTCTAATCCTTCGAGGACATACTAGGCTTATTCCCCAAGGTGGGCTTGCTGAGTTCCCAGATGCCATACTTAATGGGAAGCGTCTTGACCTATACaacttgtacaaagag GTGGTTACAAGAGGAGGCTTTCATGTCGGCAATGGTATCAACTGGAAAGGGCAGATCTTTTCTAAAATGCATAATTACACAATGACCAATAGAATGACT GGTGTTGGTAATACGCTAAAAAGGCATTATGAAACTTACCTTCTAGAATATGAATTGGCTCATGATGATGTCGATGGGGAGTGTTGTTTGTTATGTCATAG TAGTGCAGCAGGGGATTGGGTGAACTGTGGCATATGTGGTGAGTGGGCCCACTTTGGCTGTGACAGAAGGCAGGGTCTTGGTGCATTTAAG GATTACGCAAAAACAGATGGGCTAGAATACATATGTCCACATTGTAGCAttacaaatttcaagaagaaaCCACAGAAAGTAGGAAATGGAGTTCCTCACGGCTCGATGATATCAAGACCATT GAGATTATGGGGAAAAGGACAAGGAGTAGAGAAGCATACAAGTCGATAA